One genomic window of Augochlora pura isolate Apur16 chromosome 5, APUR_v2.2.1, whole genome shotgun sequence includes the following:
- the LOC144469876 gene encoding uncharacterized protein LOC144469876 isoform X1: protein MDRRRTAAPEMGFQVHRFCLSWWLLLVALTCLSQGRSIPEKRSAVVPYENTFEDADQKIRYTDGAGISATFNGRVARSSPQTKTSVRTSVRITTTTTADIQPLLNEIWIWPDQPTSTTTTEESILYKQFINLPLRCPDGFYRVSQECRELLK, encoded by the exons ATG GATCGCAGGAGGACGGCCGCTCCAGAAATGGGATTTCAAGTTCATCGTTTTTGCCTGAGCTGGTGGCTTCTGCTCGTCGCGCTGACGTGTCTCTCCCAGGGACGCTCGATCCCCGAGAAACGCTCCGCCGTCGTGCCGTACGAGAACACGTTCGAGGACGCCGACCAAAAAATCAGATATACCGACGGCGCTGGGATTAGCGCGACTTTCAACGGACGCGTAGCTAGGTCCAGTCCACAGACCAAGACCTCGGTCAGGACTTCGGTCAGGATCACGACCACGACCACAGCGGATATTCAACCCCTGCTAAACGAGATTTGGATTTGGCCCGATCAGCCGacctccaccaccaccacggAGGAATCAATTCTCTACAAACAGTTCATAAATCTACCCCTGAGGTGTCCGGATGGCTTCTATCGAGTTTCCCAAGAATGTCGCGAGCTTCtgaaataa
- the LOC144469876 gene encoding uncharacterized protein LOC144469876 isoform X2, with the protein MGFQVHRFCLSWWLLLVALTCLSQGRSIPEKRSAVVPYENTFEDADQKIRYTDGAGISATFNGRVARSSPQTKTSVRTSVRITTTTTADIQPLLNEIWIWPDQPTSTTTTEESILYKQFINLPLRCPDGFYRVSQECRELLK; encoded by the coding sequence ATGGGATTTCAAGTTCATCGTTTTTGCCTGAGCTGGTGGCTTCTGCTCGTCGCGCTGACGTGTCTCTCCCAGGGACGCTCGATCCCCGAGAAACGCTCCGCCGTCGTGCCGTACGAGAACACGTTCGAGGACGCCGACCAAAAAATCAGATATACCGACGGCGCTGGGATTAGCGCGACTTTCAACGGACGCGTAGCTAGGTCCAGTCCACAGACCAAGACCTCGGTCAGGACTTCGGTCAGGATCACGACCACGACCACAGCGGATATTCAACCCCTGCTAAACGAGATTTGGATTTGGCCCGATCAGCCGacctccaccaccaccacggAGGAATCAATTCTCTACAAACAGTTCATAAATCTACCCCTGAGGTGTCCGGATGGCTTCTATCGAGTTTCCCAAGAATGTCGCGAGCTTCtgaaataa